In Rhizobium binae, one genomic interval encodes:
- a CDS encoding CocE/NonD family hydrolase yields the protein MTAISQDQVEAGAPNDVDLRSDSQQEQRALFRLGLDAVVEGRHKLGDLNSVYVPALDGVRIALDVTRPMGDSPDTKRDTILVMTCYGRGKKGDPSNSYADLFVPHGYAVVVGDVRGTGASFGVWPGHRSREEILDFSYVLDWIAAQPWSTGNVVAYGMSYTANSADLIASRNHSALKGIVPRYVDYDIFFETWPGGAPNLTLDRWSELVESLNRDENSKDNSNRSSTLRAGIRPVGSEAELAAALLEHGQAPSFISVSKVTCRDEWLSQISGFDFSPQAAADLISKSGVPIQNWSSWFDSGAAQGSIRRFLLQSNPMNVIIGPWNHCGRKAYDPLRPDVDDLVPTMVSQQANDFIFMKGCLDGGALSQPDKIIHYYTCGEGAWKSTRSWPVPATRQRWYIASGSRLASSPEESGFDLLQVDREFGDVLTNRWDTNGGTGTGEVNYGDRQQYAASRLTYTSTPLERDLEITGHPIAELNVSSTREDGIFFVYLEAVRPDGVSCYLTEGVLRGSHRKVWKGSPLSVLGPQQSYLKSDFEPLVPGRPAKLAFTLLPISALLPAGYRLRVCLAGSESTSFANVPADGDVPELQFYRGVAGCYIDIPVVER from the coding sequence ATGACAGCCATCAGTCAGGATCAAGTCGAGGCGGGCGCGCCAAACGACGTAGATCTTCGTTCCGACTCACAACAAGAACAGCGAGCACTCTTCCGTTTGGGCCTCGATGCGGTAGTTGAAGGCAGGCACAAACTAGGCGATTTGAACTCGGTCTATGTGCCCGCACTCGACGGCGTTAGGATTGCCCTGGATGTCACCCGTCCGATGGGTGATAGCCCTGACACCAAACGCGACACGATCTTGGTGATGACGTGCTATGGGCGGGGCAAGAAGGGCGACCCCTCGAATTCCTATGCCGATTTGTTTGTCCCGCATGGCTACGCAGTGGTTGTTGGAGACGTGCGTGGTACCGGGGCCTCTTTCGGGGTCTGGCCCGGCCACCGATCGCGCGAGGAAATCCTGGACTTCAGCTACGTTTTAGACTGGATCGCAGCTCAGCCATGGTCCACAGGCAATGTGGTCGCGTATGGCATGTCTTACACGGCGAACTCCGCAGATCTCATCGCCTCGAGGAACCATTCGGCGCTGAAGGGAATCGTGCCGAGATATGTCGATTACGATATCTTTTTTGAGACTTGGCCTGGCGGTGCTCCCAACCTCACGCTCGACAGGTGGAGCGAATTGGTGGAATCGCTGAACAGGGATGAGAACAGCAAGGATAATTCTAATCGGTCCAGCACTCTTCGCGCGGGCATTCGTCCAGTTGGAAGCGAGGCGGAGCTGGCTGCTGCCTTGCTCGAGCATGGGCAGGCACCTTCCTTCATATCCGTGAGCAAAGTTACTTGTAGGGATGAATGGTTAAGCCAGATTTCCGGATTTGATTTTTCGCCGCAAGCCGCCGCGGACCTTATCTCTAAGTCTGGAGTCCCGATACAAAACTGGAGCAGTTGGTTCGATTCCGGGGCGGCGCAGGGCTCAATTCGACGATTTCTGCTTCAGTCGAATCCGATGAACGTGATCATCGGCCCCTGGAACCACTGTGGCCGCAAAGCCTACGACCCGCTCCGTCCCGACGTTGACGATCTCGTTCCAACCATGGTGAGCCAGCAGGCAAATGACTTTATATTCATGAAGGGGTGCCTTGACGGCGGAGCTTTGAGCCAGCCTGACAAGATCATCCACTACTACACGTGCGGCGAGGGTGCCTGGAAATCGACCCGTTCGTGGCCAGTTCCGGCCACGCGCCAGCGCTGGTACATAGCAAGTGGCTCGCGCCTGGCTTCCTCGCCCGAGGAAAGCGGCTTCGACTTGCTGCAGGTCGACCGTGAGTTTGGGGACGTGCTCACTAACAGGTGGGACACCAACGGCGGGACTGGCACTGGCGAAGTGAATTACGGTGATCGGCAACAGTATGCGGCCTCACGCCTGACCTACACCAGCACACCCTTGGAACGAGACCTCGAAATCACCGGACATCCCATCGCGGAGTTGAATGTTTCCTCGACTCGCGAAGATGGTATCTTCTTCGTCTATCTGGAGGCGGTAAGGCCGGATGGGGTTTCCTGCTATCTCACAGAGGGAGTGTTGCGCGGCTCCCACCGCAAAGTTTGGAAGGGTTCGCCTTTGAGTGTTTTAGGTCCCCAGCAGAGCTACTTGAAAAGTGATTTCGAGCCTCTGGTACCCGGTCGACCAGCAAAGTTGGCATTTACGTTACTTCCCATATCGGCGCTCCTGCCGGCCGGCTACAGGCTGAGGGTATGTCTTGCGGGAAGTGAGAGCACTTCATTCGCCAATGTGCCCGCAGACGGAGACGTGCCCGAACTCCAATTTTATCGCGGTGTCGCAGGTTGCTACATCGATATCCCGGTTGTTGAGCGATGA
- a CDS encoding Lrp/AsnC family transcriptional regulator, with protein sequence MELDRADIVLLSAVQENNRLTSEELAERANLSPTACQRRLKRLRAEGVIEADVSIVSPKAVGRHVTVVVLVSLERERADIIDRFKSAIRKTREVMIGYYVTGDADFLLVVTAKDMEDYEQFTRRFFYENNDIKGFKTMVVMDRVKAGFAFPIES encoded by the coding sequence ATGGAACTCGATCGCGCCGACATTGTGCTCCTCAGTGCCGTCCAAGAAAATAACAGGCTCACGTCCGAGGAACTGGCGGAGCGCGCGAACCTGTCTCCGACTGCCTGCCAGCGACGGCTCAAGCGTCTGCGCGCCGAAGGCGTCATTGAAGCGGACGTCTCGATCGTCTCCCCGAAGGCCGTCGGCAGACACGTCACCGTTGTGGTTCTCGTATCTCTTGAGCGCGAGAGGGCTGACATCATCGATCGTTTTAAGTCCGCAATCAGAAAGACGCGCGAGGTCATGATTGGATACTACGTTACCGGAGATGCCGATTTCCTGCTCGTGGTCACTGCAAAGGACATGGAAGACTACGAACAGTTCACACGGCGCTTTTTCTACGAGAATAATGACATCAAGGGATTCAAGACGATGGTGGTCATGGATCGAGTGAAAGCCGGCTTCGCGTTCCCTATTGAAAGTTAA
- a CDS encoding aspartate/glutamate racemase family protein, giving the protein MISQRSGTLGILELDEGLSECTPVAPHEGSLLNPETFGLPILPEIVEGAFAERVIRGDPSLEAACVTAARRLVERGASVIVGDCGFLIRHQDAISAAVDVPVITSSLLLIPTLLRQLASGKKLAVLTADTRHLGEEVLNVQNVRDRERLVIGGIEGGIYMRNTVARPLVRTDLDQIEHEVGECIGQLRGQHPEIAMLLFECTGFPVVSKALRRKTGLPIYDITDLCALTLNAVLGRNPDLDP; this is encoded by the coding sequence GTGATTTCACAACGCAGCGGGACGCTTGGAATTCTTGAGCTTGACGAGGGTCTTTCCGAATGCACCCCCGTAGCTCCCCACGAAGGCTCACTCCTGAATCCAGAAACATTCGGCCTTCCAATCCTCCCCGAGATCGTTGAGGGTGCATTCGCGGAGCGCGTCATTCGCGGTGATCCCTCACTCGAAGCCGCCTGCGTGACCGCCGCCCGTAGGCTCGTTGAGCGAGGTGCCAGCGTCATTGTTGGAGACTGCGGCTTTTTGATCCGTCATCAGGACGCGATTTCCGCAGCAGTGGATGTGCCGGTAATAACCTCCAGTCTGCTCCTCATACCAACTCTCCTTCGCCAGCTTGCTTCTGGAAAAAAGCTCGCCGTTCTGACCGCTGACACACGGCATTTGGGCGAGGAGGTATTGAATGTACAGAATGTGCGCGACCGTGAGCGCTTGGTCATAGGAGGGATCGAAGGCGGCATTTACATGCGCAATACCGTGGCTCGTCCTCTCGTGCGAACTGATCTCGATCAGATCGAACATGAGGTTGGCGAGTGCATTGGGCAACTGCGCGGCCAGCATCCTGAAATTGCGATGTTGCTCTTCGAGTGCACAGGGTTCCCTGTGGTCTCGAAGGCTCTTCGGCGCAAAACAGGGCTTCCGATCTACGACATCACGGACCTCTGCGCGCTGACGCTCAATGCGGTGCTCGGCCGGAACCCGGACCTAGATCCCTGA
- a CDS encoding M24 family metallopeptidase: protein MNVATLRFELAEYKMRLEKARNAMEQAGIDLLVVTDPANMHWLTGYDGCSYYVPQCVVVTKSDDPLWFGRGMDANGCRRTAYISEDRIKWYGDEYVQSDTLHAMSALGAIIVDEGHGSSVIGVEKDSSCFSAASFEALAASLPNAKFQKADRLINWQRLVKSPREIEYLRGAGKIVGAMYQRVSEVLRPGIRQSDVIAELSYVATRGVDGYWGDYPACVPNLGAGADASAPHLTWTDQPIRGDEAIFFEFAGVHKRYHCPLSRTYYLGKPTVQILDAEVAVLDGMQAGLEKAVAGNCCEDIAKAYSGALARYGFEKTSRSGYPIGIGYPPAWGENSASFRQGDRTELQPGMAFHFMSGLWYGDWGIEITESFLITEGEVEFLSSVPRKLLVID, encoded by the coding sequence ATGAACGTTGCAACGCTTCGGTTTGAACTCGCCGAATACAAGATGCGCCTGGAGAAGGCGCGTAACGCAATGGAACAGGCCGGGATCGATCTGTTGGTTGTTACGGATCCGGCCAACATGCACTGGCTCACCGGCTATGACGGATGCTCCTATTACGTACCCCAGTGCGTCGTGGTGACAAAGAGCGATGATCCGTTGTGGTTTGGCCGAGGAATGGACGCAAATGGTTGCCGCCGGACCGCCTACATCAGCGAGGATAGGATCAAGTGGTACGGTGACGAATACGTGCAATCGGACACCCTTCACGCAATGTCCGCTCTGGGGGCAATCATTGTAGATGAAGGACATGGCTCATCGGTCATCGGCGTTGAGAAAGATAGCTCTTGCTTTTCGGCTGCATCGTTCGAGGCTCTTGCTGCGTCACTGCCGAACGCAAAATTTCAGAAGGCCGATAGGCTGATTAATTGGCAGCGGCTGGTGAAGTCACCTCGAGAGATCGAGTATTTGCGCGGTGCGGGTAAAATCGTTGGGGCCATGTATCAGCGAGTTTCCGAGGTGTTGCGTCCTGGGATCAGGCAGTCTGACGTAATTGCCGAGCTTTCTTATGTGGCAACGCGCGGTGTCGATGGCTATTGGGGGGATTATCCGGCCTGCGTACCCAACCTGGGTGCCGGTGCGGACGCTTCGGCTCCGCACCTCACATGGACCGATCAGCCAATACGCGGGGACGAAGCCATATTCTTTGAGTTTGCGGGCGTGCACAAGCGCTACCACTGCCCGCTTTCAAGGACATATTATCTTGGCAAGCCGACGGTCCAGATACTGGACGCTGAAGTTGCAGTTCTGGACGGCATGCAAGCGGGACTTGAGAAGGCGGTAGCCGGCAATTGCTGTGAGGACATCGCCAAAGCTTATTCGGGAGCGCTGGCGCGGTACGGTTTTGAGAAGACGAGCCGATCCGGTTACCCCATCGGCATCGGCTATCCTCCGGCTTGGGGAGAAAACTCCGCAAGCTTCCGACAAGGAGACAGGACTGAACTGCAGCCAGGAATGGCGTTTCACTTCATGTCAGGGTTGTGGTACGGCGACTGGGGCATCGAGATCACAGAAAGCTTTCTCATCACTGAAGGTGAGGTCGAGTTTCTCTCGAGCGTTCCTCGCAAGCTGCTCGTTATAGACTGA